One segment of Actinomyces sp. 432 DNA contains the following:
- a CDS encoding cupin domain-containing protein: MTATTDESVFAAENVFGKGELNAAFAQYFIGDSYLNNLVDDPDCAVGIHNVTFSPGCRNNWHIHHATSGGGQVLICTAGSGWYQEEGRDAVSLEPGAVVFIRAGVKHWHGAKADSWFSHIALAVPGENTSNEWLEPVDDAAYAAL, from the coding sequence ATGACCGCCACCACCGACGAATCCGTCTTCGCCGCCGAGAACGTCTTCGGCAAGGGCGAGCTGAACGCCGCCTTCGCCCAGTACTTCATCGGCGATAGCTACCTGAACAACCTCGTCGACGACCCCGACTGCGCCGTCGGCATCCACAACGTCACCTTCTCACCCGGCTGCCGCAACAACTGGCACATCCACCACGCCACCTCCGGCGGCGGCCAGGTGCTCATCTGCACCGCGGGCTCCGGCTGGTACCAGGAGGAGGGGCGCGACGCCGTCTCCCTCGAGCCCGGGGCCGTGGTATTCATCCGTGCCGGTGTCAAGCACTGGCACGGCGCCAAGGCCGACTCCTGGTTCTCCCACATCGCGCTAGCGGTCCCCGGGGAGAACACCTCCAATGAGTGGCTCGAGCCCGTCGACGACGCCGCCTACGCCGCTCTGTGA
- the gdhA gene encoding NADP-specific glutamate dehydrogenase encodes MQDVVEKVYEQVVARNHGEAEFHQAVREVLESLGPVIAKHPHYAEDGLLERIVEPERQIMFRVPWVDDAGAVHVNRGFRIEFNSALGPYKGGLRFHPSVNAGIIKFLGFEQIFKNALTGQGIGGGKGGSDFDPHGRSDAEVMRFCQSFMTELSRHIGPNTDVPAGDIGVGGREIGYLFGQYKRLRNSYDAGVLTGKGLAWGGSLARTQATGYGTVLFAQSMLATKGDSLEGKRVAVSGAGNVAIYAIEKAQQLGAKPITFSDSSGYVVDEAGVDLELLKQVKEVERGRVADYVSRRPGARLVTEGRPWDVPVDVALPCATQNELDADSATTLLRNGCAVVAEGANMPSTPEAIEAFQAAGILYAPGKASNAGGVATSALEMEQNAGRTRWDFATAEAKLTGIMADIHDSCVEAAETYGRPGDYVLGANAAGFTRVADVMIAHGIV; translated from the coding sequence ATGCAGGATGTTGTCGAGAAGGTTTATGAGCAGGTTGTGGCCCGCAACCACGGTGAGGCCGAGTTCCACCAGGCCGTCCGTGAGGTGCTGGAGTCGCTGGGCCCAGTCATCGCCAAGCACCCCCACTACGCCGAGGATGGCCTCCTGGAGCGCATCGTGGAGCCGGAGCGGCAGATCATGTTCCGTGTGCCGTGGGTGGATGACGCCGGCGCCGTACACGTCAACCGCGGCTTCCGCATCGAGTTCAACTCGGCACTGGGTCCCTACAAGGGAGGCCTGCGCTTCCACCCGAGCGTAAACGCCGGCATCATCAAGTTCCTCGGCTTCGAGCAGATCTTCAAGAACGCCCTGACCGGACAGGGCATCGGCGGCGGCAAGGGCGGCTCCGACTTCGACCCCCACGGCCGCTCCGACGCCGAGGTGATGCGCTTCTGTCAGTCCTTCATGACCGAGCTGTCCCGTCACATCGGCCCCAACACCGACGTCCCCGCCGGTGACATCGGCGTCGGCGGCCGCGAGATCGGCTACCTGTTCGGCCAGTACAAGCGCCTGCGCAACTCCTACGACGCCGGCGTGCTGACCGGCAAGGGCCTGGCCTGGGGCGGCTCCTTGGCGCGCACCCAGGCAACCGGCTACGGCACGGTCCTGTTCGCCCAGTCCATGCTGGCCACCAAGGGTGACTCCCTGGAGGGCAAGAGGGTTGCCGTCTCCGGTGCCGGAAACGTCGCCATCTACGCCATTGAGAAGGCTCAGCAGCTCGGCGCCAAGCCCATCACCTTCTCCGACTCCTCCGGCTACGTGGTCGACGAGGCGGGCGTGGACCTGGAGCTGCTCAAGCAGGTCAAGGAGGTTGAGCGCGGCCGCGTCGCCGACTACGTCTCCCGCCGACCCGGCGCCCGCCTGGTCACCGAGGGCCGTCCTTGGGACGTCCCGGTCGACGTCGCCCTGCCTTGCGCCACTCAGAACGAGCTCGACGCGGACAGCGCCACCACCCTGCTGCGGAACGGCTGTGCGGTAGTCGCCGAGGGGGCCAACATGCCCTCCACGCCGGAGGCCATCGAGGCGTTCCAGGCCGCCGGCATTCTCTACGCTCCCGGCAAGGCCTCCAACGCGGGTGGCGTGGCTACCTCCGCCCTGGAGATGGAGCAGAACGCCGGCCGCACCCGCTGGGACTTCGCCACCGCGGAGGCCAAGCTCACCGGCATCATGGCCGACATCCACGACTCCTGCGTAGAGGCCGCCGAGACCTACGGTCGCCCTGGTGACTACGTCCTGGGCGCCAACGCCGCCGGCTTTACCCGCGTGGCCGACGTCATGATCGCCCACGGCATCGTCTGA
- a CDS encoding bifunctional metallophosphatase/5'-nucleotidase, with translation MRLQHLVRASVSLTAFALAVFAPVAVAPPVEAVAVTPIGGPVVVAAPAPGANAAAVLADDGASATINLLGIADFGGHIERVSTQAEGALLVSEPGAVTLACEVAAARAAHPGTLLVSTGDNVGGSAYVSSVLDDQPTIDVLNAIGLDVTAAGNHEFDRGAGDLSSRLLGAFDAPVLAANITGNDALRAEGDGNGVWTTQVDGVTVGFVGAVTDSLPSLVTSAALEEVEVAGLVETVNARAAALKDGNAANGEADVVIVLAHEDAAAFSNQFNGSVDAVFGGHTHDAHAAAITGKDGNRIAVVQSGQYGELLGNITLSVDRDSGAVSVVAAKNIDLTASSCASDAYGVQDIVDQAVRDSRVAGARVLTTLNTGFYRGTNTGSDPGANRSTESTAANVIADSYRAWLTNEIRPEGEHYIGLMNPGGVRSDYLLGELTEGEAYTVQPFGNEMGYATYSGAQFKAVLAQQWQPGTSRPVLMLGVSDNVRVYLNQDAADELEEYWRRICAGERTLEELSDAIAGARARVIRSVYVDDVELADDADVVVASNSFMLSGGDGFTVLRETPSASTGVLDRTVTAEYLRAGSAVAADLSKRQVGVDLDTAAAGGAATVRFTGLSFTAASEQAAPGSAQEVTATVALADGATQQLTSAVVDATITPERPETGTATLNIALPDDVATTVCPGGGGQAGQTVDGVSTAAACAVVSFTLVARDGTTRGLELQALVSVAAAAQSQAGGPANGAQVIVAPADEPVLANTGVPDFLGSIGAMAGLLLAAAGLACYAVIRRGLRGRTGVVPSDL, from the coding sequence ATGAGGCTGCAGCATCTGGTTCGGGCGTCCGTCTCCCTGACGGCCTTCGCTCTTGCAGTTTTTGCCCCCGTGGCGGTGGCTCCACCGGTAGAGGCGGTTGCCGTCACGCCGATCGGCGGCCCGGTGGTCGTGGCCGCCCCCGCCCCCGGAGCGAACGCGGCGGCAGTCCTCGCGGACGACGGTGCGTCCGCGACGATCAACCTGCTGGGGATTGCCGACTTCGGCGGGCATATCGAGCGCGTCTCCACGCAGGCCGAGGGGGCGCTGCTGGTTTCAGAGCCCGGTGCGGTCACGCTGGCCTGTGAGGTCGCGGCCGCGCGCGCCGCCCACCCGGGCACCCTGCTGGTGTCCACCGGGGATAACGTCGGCGGCTCCGCCTACGTCTCCTCGGTGCTGGATGATCAGCCCACCATTGACGTCCTCAATGCCATTGGCCTAGACGTCACTGCTGCCGGCAACCACGAGTTCGACCGGGGCGCTGGCGACCTCTCCTCCCGGCTGCTGGGCGCTTTCGATGCTCCCGTGCTGGCCGCCAATATCACCGGAAACGACGCGCTTAGGGCCGAGGGTGACGGTAACGGCGTGTGGACCACGCAGGTTGACGGGGTCACGGTGGGCTTCGTGGGTGCGGTGACCGACTCGCTGCCCAGCCTGGTGACTAGCGCTGCCCTGGAGGAGGTGGAGGTCGCGGGCCTGGTGGAGACCGTAAACGCCCGCGCCGCCGCACTCAAAGACGGAAATGCTGCCAACGGTGAGGCCGACGTGGTGATCGTCCTGGCCCACGAGGACGCGGCCGCGTTCAGCAACCAGTTCAACGGCTCCGTCGACGCCGTCTTCGGCGGGCACACCCACGACGCTCACGCCGCCGCCATTACCGGCAAGGACGGCAACCGTATCGCCGTGGTCCAGTCGGGCCAGTACGGCGAGTTGCTGGGGAACATCACCCTGTCGGTTGACCGGGACTCCGGCGCCGTGTCCGTGGTGGCCGCCAAGAACATCGACCTGACCGCCTCCAGCTGCGCCTCCGACGCATACGGCGTGCAGGACATCGTCGATCAGGCCGTCCGCGACTCCCGCGTCGCCGGCGCCCGGGTCCTGACCACGCTGAATACGGGCTTCTACCGCGGTACCAACACCGGTTCCGATCCCGGCGCCAACCGCTCCACCGAATCCACCGCCGCCAACGTCATCGCGGACTCCTACCGCGCCTGGCTCACCAATGAGATCCGGCCGGAGGGCGAGCACTACATCGGGTTGATGAACCCCGGCGGCGTGCGCTCGGACTACCTGCTCGGCGAGTTGACCGAGGGGGAGGCCTACACCGTGCAGCCCTTCGGAAACGAGATGGGATACGCCACCTACAGCGGCGCGCAGTTCAAGGCGGTGCTTGCTCAGCAGTGGCAGCCGGGCACGTCTCGGCCGGTACTCATGCTCGGCGTGTCAGACAATGTGCGTGTCTACCTCAACCAGGACGCGGCCGATGAGCTGGAGGAGTACTGGCGGCGCATCTGCGCGGGCGAGCGCACGCTCGAGGAGCTGAGTGACGCCATTGCGGGCGCCCGCGCACGCGTGATCCGCTCCGTCTACGTGGATGACGTGGAACTCGCTGATGACGCCGACGTGGTGGTGGCCTCCAACTCCTTCATGCTCTCCGGCGGTGACGGCTTCACGGTTCTGCGTGAGACTCCCTCCGCCAGCACCGGTGTGCTCGACCGTACGGTGACCGCCGAGTACCTGCGGGCAGGTAGCGCGGTGGCCGCAGACTTGAGCAAGCGGCAGGTAGGGGTCGACCTGGATACGGCAGCCGCCGGCGGCGCCGCCACGGTCCGCTTCACCGGGCTCAGCTTCACCGCCGCCTCCGAGCAGGCCGCTCCGGGCTCCGCCCAGGAGGTAACTGCGACGGTTGCCCTCGCCGATGGCGCCACCCAGCAGCTCACCAGCGCAGTGGTCGATGCGACCATCACTCCCGAGCGCCCAGAGACCGGCACCGCCACACTGAACATTGCCCTCCCGGATGATGTGGCTACCACGGTCTGCCCCGGTGGCGGCGGGCAGGCGGGGCAGACCGTTGACGGAGTCAGCACCGCAGCGGCCTGCGCAGTGGTCTCCTTCACCCTGGTGGCACGCGACGGCACTACTCGCGGTCTTGAGCTCCAGGCACTGGTCTCGGTGGCTGCGGCGGCGCAGTCGCAGGCGGGTGGCCCTGCCAATGGAGCTCAGGTGATTGTTGCGCCTGCGGATGAGCCGGTGCTGGCCAACACCGGAGTGCCTGACTTCCTCGGCTCCATCGGTGCGATGGCTGGACTTCTCCTCGCCGCCGCAGGGCTGGCGTGCTATGCCGTGATTCGCCGCGGGCTGCGGGGGCGCACCGGTGTCGTACCGTCAGACCTGTGA
- a CDS encoding sterol carrier family protein — MRRRIDPPVGAQAVRRWAADTAAGNRPKRADTATAVRYTLEELTACAPGRAVEVRVPPFGVTQAVSGTVHRRGTPPSVVETDAATWLGLATGRLGWEDALASGALHASGERCDLSAYLPLLRA, encoded by the coding sequence GTGAGACGACGTATTGATCCCCCCGTCGGTGCTCAGGCCGTACGCCGGTGGGCGGCCGACACCGCGGCTGGCAACCGCCCTAAGCGGGCCGACACGGCTACCGCCGTGCGCTACACGTTGGAGGAGCTGACCGCCTGCGCTCCGGGACGCGCTGTGGAGGTGCGGGTACCACCGTTCGGTGTGACGCAGGCGGTCTCGGGCACGGTTCACCGCCGCGGCACCCCGCCCAGCGTGGTGGAGACCGATGCCGCCACCTGGCTGGGTCTGGCCACTGGGCGCCTGGGCTGGGAGGACGCCCTGGCCTCCGGTGCCTTGCACGCCTCCGGTGAGCGTTGCGACCTGTCCGCGTATCTGCCGCTGCTGCGCGCGTAG
- a CDS encoding DeoR/GlpR family DNA-binding transcription regulator has protein sequence MNAEQRQQDIVDAVAREGRVAVADLAARYGVTVETIRRDLTALDRAGALRKVHGGAVPATVLALPETAVAERELLGASAKQAIAAAAVSALKLRPGTTVLLDAGTTVGCLARLLPEGMDLRVITDSVLTAALLAGRSDLSVRMLGGQVRGITQATVGPEALETLATLRVAVAVMGTNGLTAEHGLSTPDPEEAAVKRAMVRAASRVVVLADSTKIAQEHLVSFADLDDVDLLVTDAALPSPLAAQLADTGTEVLLA, from the coding sequence ATGAACGCCGAGCAGCGCCAGCAGGACATCGTTGACGCCGTCGCGCGCGAGGGCCGCGTTGCTGTTGCCGATCTGGCCGCCCGTTATGGCGTCACGGTTGAGACCATCCGCCGTGACCTGACTGCCTTGGACCGGGCCGGCGCCCTGCGCAAGGTCCACGGCGGCGCAGTTCCCGCCACTGTCCTGGCCCTGCCGGAAACCGCCGTTGCCGAGCGCGAGCTGCTCGGCGCCAGCGCCAAGCAGGCCATCGCCGCTGCCGCTGTCAGTGCCCTGAAGCTCCGACCCGGCACCACCGTGCTGCTCGATGCCGGCACCACCGTGGGTTGTCTCGCCCGCCTCCTGCCTGAGGGAATGGACTTGCGAGTCATTACCGACTCGGTCCTCACAGCCGCCCTCCTGGCCGGCCGCAGCGACCTGAGCGTACGCATGCTCGGCGGCCAGGTGCGTGGTATCACCCAGGCCACCGTCGGACCCGAGGCGCTGGAGACGCTCGCCACCCTGCGAGTAGCCGTCGCCGTGATGGGGACTAACGGCCTGACCGCCGAGCACGGCCTGTCCACCCCGGATCCGGAGGAGGCTGCCGTCAAGCGCGCCATGGTTCGCGCCGCCAGCCGTGTTGTGGTCCTGGCCGACTCCACCAAGATCGCTCAGGAGCACCTGGTCTCCTTCGCCGACCTGGACGACGTTGACCTGCTGGTCACAGACGCCGCCCTCCCCAGCCCACTGGCCGCCCAACTAGCCGACACAGGAACCGAGGTACTGCTCGCATGA
- a CDS encoding 1-phosphofructokinase family hexose kinase has product MIITLTPNPSLDRTVSLAGALVRGGVNRLQSVTTEPGGKGLNVARVLAHSGQDVTAILPAPERDPLVAALEVLDAPGLTPVTVDVAGAVRVNTAVTEPDGTTTKLNEPGAVLSAAEVDAVEQALLEAVSGHAQSGTTHSDDAGTGGAHSWAILSGSLPPGAPTDWYARLVGLLRQAAPGLRIAVDTSDAPLAALAAALPQAAPDLIKPNGEELGQLAGLPAQRATALEQGALAGDYAPVAEAARVLVGLGVGAVMATLGGAGAVLVTADGAWRATAPEVPVISTVGAGDSSVAGYILADVRGADAPERLAAAMAYGSAAAGLPGTTLPGPDHLPDQAAVVAPL; this is encoded by the coding sequence ATGATCATCACTCTGACCCCCAACCCCTCACTAGACCGCACCGTCTCACTGGCAGGCGCGCTTGTCCGCGGCGGTGTCAACCGCTTGCAGTCGGTCACTACGGAGCCCGGCGGCAAGGGGCTGAACGTGGCCCGCGTGCTGGCCCACTCCGGCCAGGATGTAACAGCCATCCTGCCGGCGCCCGAACGCGACCCGCTGGTGGCGGCCCTTGAGGTGCTGGACGCGCCCGGTCTGACTCCTGTCACCGTGGATGTGGCCGGTGCGGTGCGCGTGAACACCGCGGTCACCGAGCCCGACGGCACCACCACCAAGCTCAACGAGCCCGGGGCCGTGCTGAGCGCGGCGGAGGTAGACGCCGTGGAGCAGGCCCTGCTCGAGGCGGTGTCCGGTCATGCGCAGTCCGGCACCACTCACTCCGACGATGCAGGCACGGGAGGGGCGCATTCCTGGGCGATCCTGTCCGGCTCGCTGCCGCCTGGCGCCCCCACCGACTGGTACGCGCGGCTGGTCGGGCTGTTGCGACAGGCGGCCCCGGGGCTGCGCATCGCGGTCGATACCTCCGACGCGCCCCTGGCCGCGTTGGCGGCAGCTCTGCCGCAAGCGGCACCGGACCTGATCAAGCCCAATGGAGAGGAGCTCGGGCAGCTCGCCGGACTGCCCGCACAGCGCGCCACCGCGCTGGAGCAGGGCGCCCTGGCCGGCGACTACGCCCCCGTGGCGGAGGCGGCGCGTGTACTCGTGGGTCTTGGGGTGGGGGCGGTAATGGCCACCCTTGGCGGGGCCGGCGCCGTCCTGGTCACCGCCGATGGGGCGTGGCGCGCCACCGCCCCCGAGGTCCCCGTTATCTCCACCGTCGGTGCCGGAGACTCCTCCGTAGCCGGATACATCCTCGCCGATGTGCGAGGCGCAGACGCGCCGGAGCGCCTGGCCGCCGCCATGGCCTACGGCTCCGCCGCTGCCGGACTGCCCGGAACCACGCTGCCCGGACCGGATCACCTGCCCGACCAGGCGGCAGTGGTTGCCCCACTGTGA
- a CDS encoding PTS fructose transporter subunit IIABC, with product MSQPTNSANTPLIVPELVRLDAPAGADKQAVINYLADVVAAAGRADTNEGLAADALAREATAPTGIPGGIAIPHCRSPHVLAPSLGFARLTEPVDFGAADGQGADLVFMIAAPAGADDFHLQLLAKLARGLMKSEFTDALRAAATPEDVARLVTEQVQPELLDGGAAASAGAPAAGESAAPADTGRVIVGVSSCPTGIAHTFMAAEALEQAGKERGVTVRIEGQGSGKIDWLDAELIQAADAVIFAHDLPVKGLERFAGKPVIDVGVKAAVNDAGSLVDQALAAIDDPGAKRVTAAAGGESESEEEHVHWARRLQRSVMTGVSYMIPFVAAGGLLTALGFLFGGYDITNNAANIVTDSSLWNLPDLANPDLAAPNALGGSPLMAYIGAVFFMLGSTAMNFLVPALAGYTAFGLAGRPGIAPGFAMGALSVAIGAGFIGGLIGGLLAGYMAAWLAGLDVPRWLRSLMPVVIIPLCTTLVVGSLMYMVLGNPLAALMNWLSNSLTSMAGSGSAVLLGVILGLMMCFDLGGPVNKAAYLFATAGLSAATAASYEIMAAVMAAGMVPPLALALATTVRPGLFTDVERDNGRAAWLLGASFISEGAIPFAAADPLRIIPPSMLGGAVTGALSMALHVGSRAPHGGIFVFFAIDNLLGFFISIIAGTVVTAIGVLILKQARARKLVAEAAAA from the coding sequence ATGTCCCAACCCACCAATTCAGCGAACACGCCGCTGATCGTCCCAGAACTCGTCCGCCTGGACGCGCCTGCGGGCGCCGACAAGCAGGCAGTCATCAACTACCTGGCGGATGTCGTAGCGGCCGCCGGCCGCGCCGACACCAACGAGGGGCTCGCCGCCGACGCGCTGGCCCGCGAGGCCACGGCGCCCACCGGCATCCCCGGCGGCATCGCCATCCCGCACTGCCGCAGCCCGCATGTGCTGGCCCCCTCGCTCGGCTTCGCCCGCCTGACCGAGCCCGTTGACTTCGGCGCCGCCGATGGGCAGGGCGCCGACCTCGTGTTCATGATCGCCGCGCCCGCCGGCGCCGACGACTTCCACCTGCAGCTGCTGGCCAAGCTGGCTCGCGGCCTGATGAAGTCGGAGTTCACCGACGCCCTGCGCGCCGCCGCCACCCCCGAGGACGTCGCCCGCCTGGTCACCGAGCAGGTCCAGCCCGAGCTGCTCGACGGCGGCGCCGCGGCCTCCGCGGGCGCGCCGGCCGCGGGGGAGTCGGCCGCACCCGCGGACACGGGCCGCGTGATCGTCGGTGTCTCCTCCTGCCCCACCGGCATCGCCCACACCTTCATGGCCGCCGAGGCGCTCGAGCAGGCCGGCAAGGAACGTGGCGTCACCGTGCGCATCGAGGGCCAGGGCTCAGGCAAGATCGACTGGCTCGACGCCGAGCTCATCCAGGCTGCCGACGCCGTGATCTTCGCCCACGACCTGCCGGTGAAGGGACTGGAGCGCTTCGCCGGCAAGCCCGTCATCGACGTCGGCGTGAAGGCCGCCGTCAATGACGCCGGCTCGCTGGTGGACCAGGCCCTGGCCGCCATTGACGACCCGGGCGCCAAGCGCGTGACCGCTGCCGCGGGGGGCGAGTCCGAGAGCGAGGAGGAGCACGTCCACTGGGCGCGCCGCCTGCAGCGCTCGGTGATGACCGGCGTGTCCTACATGATCCCCTTCGTGGCCGCGGGCGGTCTGCTCACCGCCCTGGGCTTCCTCTTCGGCGGCTACGACATCACGAACAACGCCGCCAACATCGTCACCGACTCCAGCCTGTGGAACCTGCCCGACCTGGCCAACCCGGACCTGGCCGCCCCCAACGCACTGGGCGGCTCGCCGCTGATGGCCTACATCGGTGCAGTCTTCTTCATGCTCGGCTCCACCGCCATGAACTTCCTGGTACCGGCCCTGGCCGGGTACACGGCCTTCGGCCTGGCCGGACGCCCCGGTATCGCCCCCGGCTTCGCCATGGGTGCGCTGTCGGTGGCCATCGGCGCCGGCTTCATCGGCGGTCTGATCGGCGGCCTGCTCGCCGGCTACATGGCGGCCTGGCTGGCGGGGCTGGACGTGCCCCGCTGGCTGCGCAGCCTGATGCCGGTGGTGATCATCCCGCTGTGCACCACCCTGGTGGTCGGCTCCCTGATGTACATGGTGCTCGGCAACCCGCTGGCCGCGCTGATGAACTGGCTCAGCAACTCGCTGACCTCTATGGCCGGCTCCGGCTCGGCCGTCCTCCTGGGCGTGATCCTCGGCCTGATGATGTGCTTCGACCTGGGTGGCCCGGTCAACAAGGCCGCCTACCTGTTCGCCACGGCCGGCCTGTCGGCGGCCACTGCCGCCTCCTACGAGATCATGGCCGCCGTGATGGCCGCGGGTATGGTCCCGCCGCTGGCTCTGGCCCTGGCCACTACGGTGCGTCCGGGTCTGTTCACCGACGTCGAGCGGGACAATGGGCGGGCCGCCTGGCTGCTCGGGGCGTCCTTCATCTCCGAGGGCGCCATCCCCTTCGCCGCCGCGGACCCGCTGCGCATCATCCCGCCGTCGATGCTGGGCGGCGCCGTCACCGGCGCCCTGTCCATGGCGCTGCACGTGGGCTCGCGCGCCCCGCACGGCGGCATCTTCGTGTTCTTCGCGATCGATAACCTGCTCGGGTTCTTCATCTCGATCATCGCGGGAACGGTTGTCACCGCCATCGGTGTGCTCATCCTCAAGCAGGCGCGGGCCCGCAAGCTCGTGGCGGAAGCCGCCGCCGCCTGA
- a CDS encoding bifunctional metallophosphatase/5'-nucleotidase has product MPHLYRRLAAFAAALALTLVTPALVTPAAAADPADATTTLNILGITDLHGHIETTSDEPGAVTLACEVAAARARNPSTLFVSNGDNVGGSAYISSILDDQPTIDVLNAIGLDVTSAGNHEFDKGITDLADRLLPAFNAPILSANVTGNAALAAEGSGNGTWITEVDGVRVGFVGVVTEELPSLVSKSALEGLTVSDATATANTRATALKDGDAANGEADVVVVLAHEDAAIYGNQFNGAVDAVVAGHTHVPFAEVVKSTDGTDIAVVQPDHYGLKLGEISLTVTTSADGTKAVTAATARNLDLAESDCTTDAYGVAGIVAQAKTDSEAAGNEVITTLGSSFLRGTDTGTDYGANRSTESTASNLIATSFASWLSTDIQPDADYSIGLMNPGGVRADYLAGELTSGQAYTVQPFGNEMAYATYTGAQVKQVLAEQFQPTTTRAALMLGTSDNVAVYLDQDAADQLEDYFTQISTASEEERGALSAGLAGAIADARSRVIDAVYIDGELLDDAASVAVASNTFLLAGGDNFTTLGEKTMINTGILDRTVTSEYLMRINPATASYRKHQVGSSIAIDGEAVTARFTGLSYSATAEQGRGDAAVSVAATVTMADGSARTIATSDVDQTVTPGLPETGQATLTFTLPDGAATQACTVDGVSATCAVVSFSVTGADGSSETLAVAAEVVLSGSPEPTATPSPAVAPSAAATVGESAGAPAGPTPVASAVGTTRAAPGSATGSGTRGALARTGVPLALGALALGLMGGGALLTSRRRGRE; this is encoded by the coding sequence ATGCCACACCTATACCGTCGCCTCGCCGCCTTCGCCGCGGCCCTGGCCCTAACCCTCGTCACCCCGGCACTCGTTACCCCGGCCGCTGCCGCGGATCCCGCAGACGCAACCACCACGCTCAATATCCTCGGCATCACCGACCTGCACGGCCACATCGAGACCACGAGCGATGAGCCCGGCGCGGTCACCCTGGCCTGCGAGGTAGCCGCCGCCCGCGCCCGCAACCCCAGTACGCTCTTCGTCTCCAACGGGGACAACGTTGGCGGCAGCGCCTACATCTCCTCGATCCTTGACGACCAGCCCACCATCGACGTCCTCAATGCCATCGGCCTGGATGTCACCAGCGCCGGCAACCACGAGTTCGACAAGGGCATCACTGACCTCGCCGACCGCCTCCTACCCGCCTTCAACGCCCCGATCCTATCCGCGAACGTCACCGGCAACGCCGCCCTGGCCGCCGAGGGCTCCGGCAACGGCACCTGGATCACCGAGGTCGACGGCGTCAGGGTCGGCTTCGTCGGTGTCGTCACAGAGGAGCTGCCCAGTCTGGTGTCCAAGTCCGCGCTTGAGGGCCTCACGGTGTCCGATGCGACCGCCACGGCCAACACGCGCGCCACCGCACTGAAGGACGGCGACGCCGCCAACGGGGAGGCCGACGTGGTCGTGGTCCTGGCCCACGAGGACGCCGCCATCTACGGCAACCAGTTCAACGGCGCCGTCGACGCCGTCGTCGCCGGCCACACCCACGTGCCCTTCGCCGAGGTTGTGAAGTCGACTGACGGCACGGACATCGCCGTCGTCCAGCCCGACCACTACGGCCTCAAGCTCGGCGAGATCTCCCTGACGGTGACCACATCCGCCGACGGCACGAAGGCCGTCACCGCCGCCACCGCCCGCAACCTCGACCTGGCGGAGTCCGACTGCACCACCGACGCCTACGGCGTGGCCGGGATCGTCGCGCAGGCGAAGACGGACTCCGAGGCCGCGGGCAACGAGGTCATCACCACCCTGGGGTCGAGCTTCCTCCGCGGCACCGACACCGGCACGGACTACGGGGCCAACCGCTCCACCGAGTCCACCGCCTCCAACCTCATTGCCACATCCTTCGCCTCCTGGCTGTCCACGGACATCCAGCCGGACGCCGACTACTCGATCGGGCTGATGAACCCCGGCGGTGTGCGCGCCGACTACCTTGCGGGTGAACTCACCTCGGGCCAGGCCTACACGGTGCAGCCCTTCGGCAACGAGATGGCCTACGCCACCTACACGGGCGCGCAGGTAAAGCAGGTGCTCGCCGAGCAGTTCCAACCGACGACCACGCGTGCAGCACTCATGCTCGGAACCTCTGACAACGTGGCGGTCTACCTCGACCAGGACGCCGCCGACCAGCTCGAGGACTACTTCACGCAGATCTCCACCGCTTCCGAGGAGGAGCGGGGTGCGCTCAGTGCGGGCCTCGCAGGTGCCATCGCCGATGCGCGCTCGCGGGTCATCGACGCCGTCTACATCGACGGCGAGCTGCTCGACGACGCAGCGAGCGTCGCCGTCGCCTCCAACACCTTCCTCCTCGCGGGCGGCGACAACTTCACCACCCTGGGTGAGAAGACGATGATCAACACCGGCATCCTCGACCGCACGGTCACCTCCGAGTACCTGATGCGGATCAACCCGGCCACCGCCTCCTACCGCAAGCACCAGGTCGGCTCCTCCATCGCTATCGACGGCGAAGCGGTGACGGCCCGCTTCACCGGGCTCAGCTACTCGGCAACCGCCGAGCAGGGCAGGGGCGATGCCGCCGTCTCCGTCGCCGCCACCGTCACCATGGCCGACGGCAGCGCCCGGACAATCGCCACGAGCGATGTCGACCAGACGGTCACGCCGGGCCTGCCCGAAACCGGCCAGGCCACGCTGACCTTCACGCTCCCCGACGGCGCCGCCACCCAGGCGTGCACGGTAGACGGCGTGAGCGCGACGTGCGCGGTTGTCTCCTTCTCCGTTACGGGCGCCGACGGCTCCAGCGAGACGCTTGCCGTCGCCGCCGAGGTCGTGCTCTCGGGCTCTCCGGAGCCGACGGCGACGCCGAGCCCGGCGGTGGCGCCCAGCGCGGCGGCCACGGTGGGCGAGTCGGCCGGCGCCCCGGCAGGGCCGACCCCCGTGGCGTCGGCGGTGGGAACCACGCGAGCGGCTCCGGGCTCAGCTACTGGGAGCGGCACGCGTGGGGCGCTGGCCCGTACCGGCGTGCCGCTCGCCCTGGGTGCGCTCGCCCTCGGTCTTATGGGCGGTGGCGCCCTGCTGACCTCCCGCCGCCGAGGTCGGGAGTAG